The following proteins are encoded in a genomic region of Mycoplasmopsis columbinasalis:
- a CDS encoding MATE family efflux transporter: MQQNKEQKLQKSRDRAEELFAHTPIRKAIWIVAVPSLLITLMIGLYSFVDQVFIQQFVPRTKVVMRPGDGVVASELGELSAYLQGSFYSVENYLDLLQKYNSISGVAQIVQINANSIVSATNAGAQPILIFSNSIVFLVPLGASIYYTKCLSKKMHNAARNMWATMFWVTIALSLVATLLVIVFIVSGIFKLLVGQTKIDQAVALANGFTTFQVEQLQAYYNAAFQLSIDWAKEFTYVYASGTVLQGLVTLLSFFIRAEGFNTYTMGVGIVANLINIALDALFIIVFHLGILGGALATLIGWAFNVFCYVIYIQSKHKKQEMLMSMNQVVRFKFAKELLAPTFLLGLGGFIRSFGVSFSFFVLNILITKPNFADPGHFQFYWAKSTPIITLFLISVFGISDGARSLLQYNYTRRDFKRCKEVYLWTIVVSITYAVLVYLFILGTAGNLWVLALNVTEKMRAATAQFIQIMTLRIVTTSLSVCSLLAFQGTNNIEKSLLAAALENFVSFLIIIPLGFGFAMWAWNSKGDKYLANWILMGTFLLNSLIASTTLLLLSRRYIYKVLPKINDQKLSWSRKIEHKFFESAMLYEAKQGY; the protein is encoded by the coding sequence ATGCAACAAAACAAGGAGCAGAAATTGCAAAAAAGTCGAGATCGTGCTGAAGAACTTTTTGCTCACACGCCGATTCGTAAAGCGATTTGGATCGTTGCCGTACCATCTTTATTAATAACACTTATGATTGGTTTGTACTCATTTGTCGACCAAGTATTTATCCAACAATTTGTGCCTCGAACCAAAGTCGTAATGCGTCCAGGTGACGGAGTAGTCGCCAGTGAGCTTGGTGAACTTTCAGCTTATTTGCAAGGTTCATTTTACTCGGTTGAAAATTATCTAGACTTGCTGCAAAAGTACAACTCAATTAGTGGAGTGGCGCAAATTGTTCAAATTAACGCCAACTCGATTGTGTCAGCAACTAACGCTGGCGCTCAACCTATCTTAATTTTTTCAAACTCAATTGTGTTTTTAGTACCACTTGGTGCTTCAATTTACTACACAAAATGTTTGTCCAAAAAAATGCACAATGCTGCACGAAATATGTGAGCAACAATGTTTTGAGTAACAATTGCTTTATCATTAGTTGCAACCTTATTAGTAATTGTGTTTATTGTCTCGGGAATTTTTAAATTATTAGTTGGGCAAACTAAAATTGACCAAGCAGTTGCTTTGGCAAATGGTTTTACAACTTTCCAGGTTGAACAACTGCAAGCCTACTACAATGCGGCTTTCCAACTTAGCATTGATTGAGCTAAAGAGTTTACTTATGTGTATGCTAGTGGTACTGTTTTACAAGGCTTAGTAACTTTACTGTCATTCTTCATTCGCGCCGAAGGGTTTAACACTTACACCATGGGTGTGGGAATTGTGGCAAACCTTATCAACATTGCGCTTGACGCGCTCTTTATTATCGTGTTTCACCTTGGAATTTTAGGAGGAGCCTTAGCAACCTTAATCGGTTGAGCCTTCAATGTGTTTTGTTACGTAATTTACATTCAAAGCAAGCACAAAAAACAAGAAATGCTGATGTCTATGAACCAAGTGGTTCGTTTCAAATTTGCCAAAGAACTGCTCGCACCTACCTTTTTACTTGGGCTTGGCGGCTTTATTCGTTCGTTCGGTGTCTCATTTTCGTTCTTTGTGCTCAATATTTTGATTACCAAACCCAATTTTGCCGACCCAGGCCACTTTCAATTCTATTGAGCTAAGTCAACCCCAATTATTACTTTATTCTTAATTTCAGTTTTTGGAATTAGCGATGGTGCGCGGAGCTTGTTGCAATACAACTACACACGCCGCGATTTCAAAAGATGTAAAGAAGTTTATTTGTGAACTATCGTAGTGTCAATTACTTATGCTGTACTAGTTTACTTATTTATTTTAGGCACCGCTGGCAACTTGTGAGTTTTAGCCTTGAATGTTACCGAAAAAATGAGAGCGGCAACCGCACAATTTATACAAATTATGACACTTCGTATTGTTACTACATCGCTTTCAGTGTGTTCATTGTTGGCCTTTCAAGGCACTAACAACATTGAAAAGTCGTTGCTTGCTGCTGCACTTGAAAACTTTGTTTCATTCTTAATTATTATTCCACTTGGTTTTGGTTTTGCAATGTGAGCGTGAAATAGTAAAGGCGATAAGTATCTTGCTAATTGAATTTTAATGGGAACCTTCTTACTTAATTCTTTAATTGCTTCGACGACACTTTTACTTTTATCGCGTAGATATATTTACAAAGTCTTGCCAAAAATAAATGACCAAAAACTTTCCTGAAGCAGGAAAATCGAACACAAATTCTTTGAAAGTGCAATGCTTTACGAAGCTAAACAGGGTTATTAG
- a CDS encoding redoxin family protein has protein sequence MERTVTLGHLPLTLHGKEAELGQQINLVGAKAGGFVQEKVARNHEFAVLGVFPSINTNVCDLQVLELGKLSEKYTDFDFFTFSVDLPSALGEYKAGHPTGRVELYSDYYNRNVGVQLGVLINELHLLARGLFILDKDNKVVYKQINDVVSSQADFPKLEAELKKLSK, from the coding sequence ATGGAAAGAACAGTTACTTTAGGTCACTTACCACTTACTTTGCACGGGAAAGAAGCTGAATTAGGACAACAAATCAACTTAGTTGGAGCTAAAGCAGGTGGTTTTGTACAAGAAAAAGTGGCAAGAAACCACGAATTTGCCGTTTTGGGTGTATTCCCATCAATTAACACTAATGTGTGCGATTTACAAGTTTTAGAACTTGGTAAACTTTCGGAAAAATACACAGATTTTGACTTCTTCACTTTTTCAGTTGATTTACCATCAGCTTTAGGTGAATATAAAGCAGGACACCCAACTGGTAGAGTTGAATTATATTCAGACTACTACAACAGAAACGTTGGGGTACAACTTGGTGTTTTAATTAACGAATTACACTTGTTAGCAAGAGGTCTTTTCATTTTAGATAAAGACAACAAAGTCGTTTACAAACAAATTAATGATGTTGTTTCAAGCCAAGCAGATTTTCCAAAACTTGAAGCTGAACTTAAGAAATTAAGCAAATAA
- the rsmD gene encoding 16S rRNA (guanine(966)-N(2))-methyltransferase RsmD: MLRIISGIHRSRKLEQPPLSITRPTIDRVREAIFNSIRSQVPNALVLDLFAGSDAFALEAISNGAMKAVCVENHPQALSAIKTNVANLKINNLELVNTDVLSFLAKGGKEFDIIFLDPPYERYELLNSALQNIVDNKFLTTNGLVIVETNDQMQVQVPEGLLVRNTKKYGKVFVLYLAQNN, translated from the coding sequence ATGCTTAGAATCATTTCAGGAATCCATCGCTCACGCAAATTAGAACAACCTCCTTTAAGTATTACTAGGCCAACAATTGACCGCGTGCGTGAAGCAATTTTTAATTCTATTCGTTCACAAGTGCCAAATGCGCTTGTGTTAGATTTATTTGCTGGTAGTGATGCCTTCGCACTCGAAGCAATTAGCAACGGAGCAATGAAAGCAGTTTGTGTTGAAAACCATCCGCAAGCTCTTAGTGCAATTAAAACTAACGTTGCGAATTTAAAAATCAATAACTTAGAACTTGTTAACACAGATGTTTTGTCATTTCTAGCCAAGGGTGGTAAAGAATTTGACATTATTTTCTTAGATCCACCATACGAACGATACGAATTACTCAATAGTGCGTTACAAAATATCGTTGATAACAAATTTTTAACTACAAATGGTTTAGTAATTGTAGAAACTAATGACCAAATGCAGGTACAAGTACCAGAGGGTCTCTTAGTCCGCAATACTAAAAAATATGGTAAGGTGTTTGTGTTGTACTTAGCGCAAAATAACTAA